In a single window of the Rhineura floridana isolate rRhiFlo1 chromosome 3, rRhiFlo1.hap2, whole genome shotgun sequence genome:
- the LOC133381776 gene encoding zinc finger protein 420-like: MVENHRSPKPSEGNQSKNGRKKSSTSQSLPHRMHRGKKSFKCMECGKSFSLSGKLTKHQRIHTGEKPFECMECGKSFNQRGNLTKHQRIHTGEKPFECLECGKCFSENRTLTVHKRTHTGEKPFKCILCEKSFSQNCDLSSHQRTHTGEKPFKCRECGKCFTDCGSLTKHQRTHTGEKPFKCMECGKSFSEGGKLTLHQRIHTGEKPFKCMECGKSFRVNSHLTTHKRIHTGEKPFKCRECGQSFSVSNSLTLHHRTHTGEKPFKCRDCGQSFSVSNSLTIHQRTHTGEKPFKCMECGKGFSARSNLSSHQRRHTGEKPFKCMECGQNFSQRGNLTIHQRTHTGEKPFKCMECGKTFSVSSSLTLHHRTHTGEKPFKCMECGKSFSISRSLTLHHRTHMGEKPFKCMECGKSFNEGRKLTLHQRSHTGEKLFKCMDCGKSFRVNSYLTTHKRIHTGEKPFKCRECGKSFSQRGNLTIHQRTHTREKPF; encoded by the coding sequence ATGGTTGAAAATCACAGGAGCCCAAAACCATCTGAAGGAAACCAGTCAAAGAATGGGAGGAAGAAATCCTCTACTTCTCAGAGTTTGCCTCACAGAATGCACAGAGGAAAGAaatcatttaaatgcatggaatgtggaaagagcttctctctaAGCGGTAaacttactaaacatcaaagaatccacacaggggagaaaccatttgaatgcatggaatgtggaaagagcttcaatcaaaggggtaaccttactaaacatcaaagaatacacacaggggagaaaccatttgaatgcctggaatgtggaaagtgcttcagtgagAACCGTACCCTTACTGTAcataaaagaacccacacaggagagaagccatttaaatgcatcctgtgtgaaaagagcttcagtcagaactgTGACCTTtcatcacatcaaagaacccacacaggggagaagccatttaaatgcagggagtgtggaaagtgcttcactgACTGTGGTAGCctcactaaacatcaaagaacccacacgggggagaaaccatttaaatgcatggagtgtggaaagagcttcagtgagggAGGTAAGCTTAcattacatcaaagaatccacactggggagaaaccatttaaatgcatggagtgtggaaaaagctttagggTGAACTCTCACCTTACCACTCataaaagaatccacacaggggagaagccatttaaatgcagggagtgtggacagAGCTTCAGCGTAAGCAatagccttactttacatcatagaacacacacgggggagaagccatttaaatgcagagacTGTGGACAGAGCTTCAGCGTCAGCAATAGCCTTACTATTCATCAAAGaacgcacacaggggagaaaccatttaaatgcatggagtgtggaaagggcttcagtgcACGGAGTAACCTTAGTAGTCATCAAAGaagacacacaggggagaaaccatttaaatgcatggagtgtggacagaaCTTCAGTCAAAGGGGTAACCTTACTattcatcaaagaacacacacgggggagaaaccatttaaatgcatggagtgtggaaagaccttcagcgtaagcagtagccttactttacatcatagaacacacacgggggagaaaccatttaaatgcatggagtgtggaaagtcctTCAGTATAAGCAgaagccttactttacatcataGAACACACatgggggagaaaccatttaaatgcatggagtgtggaaagagcttcaatgagGGGCGTAAGCTTACATTACATCAAAGAAGCCACACCGGGGAGAAACTATTTAAATGCATGGattgtggaaaaagctttagggTGAACTCTTACCTTACCACTCataaaagaatccacacaggggagaagccatttaaatgcagggagtgtggaaagagcttcagtcaaaggGGTAACCTTACTATTCATCAAAGAACGCACACAAGGGAGAAACCATTTTAA